A portion of the endosymbiont of Galathealinum brachiosum genome contains these proteins:
- a CDS encoding methyl-accepting chemotaxis protein: protein MPNIGLRKSFLILISILAVIGLVQGILVFSKNSIIFDQTQQLKHRGIPILNKTHELKLTVVQVQQWLTDISATRAQNGLNDGFDEAANNANKFKTLIQELTELDNENADVYLNMLPIFDSYYETGKSMAQSYIDNGPAGGNVMMGEFDKVAADMSNSVDNLLKNAINTMNSALIDQEKAEILSRNYFFAGSLAIFLGIALLFFVMNRSLSTLPTAVKKIHEVAKGNLTAQIISGSNDEIGQLLQSVEDLRVHLVDMISQISSSTQQLSHSSNNIIQITQDTDGYTSAQQSETQLVATAMTEMTSTIQEVVRNINVTAEKARNTSNDANTGKQVINQATSQIQELSSQLENAGETIHQLQQDTESITTILDVIRGISEQTNLLALNAAIEAARAGEQGRGFAVVADEVRALASRTQESTEEINHMIEKLLSGSRQAVDVTNICRDQAKNAVDQATTVRSTLESITDSVSEISDMSNQVATATEEQAAVSEEINRNIVSIEEMSGNIVGRISELTSSSDNLTGEAYTLSNIVNHFKV from the coding sequence ATGCCCAACATAGGTTTAAGGAAAAGCTTTCTTATTTTGATTTCAATTTTAGCTGTAATTGGCCTTGTACAAGGAATTCTTGTTTTTTCAAAAAACTCTATTATTTTTGATCAAACCCAACAGCTCAAACATAGAGGTATTCCGATTCTAAATAAAACCCATGAGTTAAAGCTTACTGTTGTTCAGGTACAACAGTGGTTAACCGATATCAGCGCTACCCGGGCACAGAATGGCTTAAATGATGGTTTTGATGAAGCGGCCAATAACGCAAATAAATTTAAAACACTCATTCAGGAGTTAACTGAATTAGATAATGAGAATGCTGATGTATATCTAAATATGCTGCCTATTTTTGATTCATATTATGAAACAGGGAAATCAATGGCACAGTCATATATCGATAATGGCCCAGCTGGCGGCAATGTTATGATGGGCGAATTTGATAAAGTTGCAGCTGATATGTCCAACAGTGTGGATAACCTGTTAAAAAATGCCATCAACACAATGAATAGCGCTTTAATCGATCAGGAAAAAGCTGAGATTCTTTCCAGAAATTACTTTTTTGCAGGCAGTTTAGCTATATTTTTAGGTATCGCTTTACTCTTTTTTGTAATGAACCGCTCTTTATCAACACTACCTACTGCTGTTAAAAAAATTCATGAGGTTGCTAAAGGAAATTTAACAGCTCAAATAATTTCTGGTAGTAATGATGAGATAGGTCAGTTATTACAATCAGTTGAGGACTTAAGAGTACATCTTGTAGATATGATTTCTCAAATTTCCAGCTCAACACAGCAATTATCACATTCATCAAATAACATAATACAGATTACACAGGACACTGACGGCTACACATCAGCTCAACAATCAGAAACACAACTGGTTGCAACAGCTATGACTGAAATGACATCGACTATTCAGGAAGTTGTCAGAAACATCAACGTAACGGCTGAAAAAGCCCGCAACACCAGTAACGATGCCAATACGGGTAAACAGGTTATAAATCAGGCCACCTCTCAGATTCAGGAATTATCCTCTCAATTAGAAAATGCTGGTGAAACGATTCATCAGCTTCAGCAGGATACCGAATCGATTACAACTATACTGGATGTTATCAGAGGAATTTCTGAACAAACTAATTTATTAGCCTTAAACGCTGCTATTGAAGCTGCCCGTGCGGGTGAGCAAGGCAGAGGTTTTGCTGTTGTTGCTGATGAGGTTCGCGCACTGGCAAGTAGAACTCAGGAATCTACTGAAGAAATCAACCATATGATTGAAAAATTATTAAGCGGTTCTCGACAGGCCGTTGATGTCACAAACATATGCAGGGACCAGGCTAAAAACGCGGTTGATCAAGCAACTACGGTTCGAAGCACATTAGAATCAATTACAGATTCAGTTTCTGAAATAAGTGATATGAGCAATCAGGTAGCAACAGCTACTGAAGAACAGGCTGCCGTTTCTGAAGAAATAAATCGAAACATTGTAAGTATTGAGGAAATGAGTGGCAATATAGTGGGGCGAATATCTGAACTCACCAGTTCCAGTGATAATCTCACCGGAGAGGCTTATACGCTAAGTAATATCGTGAATCACTTTAAAGTATAA
- a CDS encoding NnrS family protein produces the protein MPLNIDDSRIALAIPPLLRLAFRPLFLGGVLFSIIAIGWWTYFWVSPSTWMPHGGPVWWHGHEMLFGFGSAIVVGFLLTAVQSWTGVIGVRGKPLAVLALSWLLGRLLLAFGSSYGIADWAIALGDVSFLLLATLAMAYPVIKVKQWRNLMFVPILFVLSLLNASGHWAVIYNQPDVAIHALHGTIILFSLIITILGGRVIPAFTANTTRCIKKPPIKGLEIISILSIILLLIIAFTGFDSVPPMFLLITSVIAALANGWRFSRWGFQHCKSEPLLWSLHMAYIFIPLGFGLLALYSLGLMGNISTALHSITVGAIGGMILAMISRVTLGHTGRQLNPPRLITTAYLFILFATIVRVTIPAWLPELTLWAIGIAGVLWVLAFTIYMYFYAPMLVTERADGRPG, from the coding sequence ATGCCCTTAAATATTGATGACAGCCGTATTGCATTAGCTATTCCTCCCTTATTACGCCTGGCTTTTAGACCGCTTTTTCTGGGTGGCGTCCTGTTCTCTATTATCGCTATTGGATGGTGGACTTACTTCTGGGTAAGCCCTTCCACCTGGATGCCGCATGGAGGCCCCGTCTGGTGGCATGGGCATGAAATGTTGTTTGGTTTTGGCTCGGCTATCGTTGTCGGGTTTTTATTAACAGCAGTGCAGTCATGGACGGGTGTCATTGGTGTAAGAGGTAAACCACTTGCCGTATTAGCTTTAAGCTGGTTGCTGGGGCGCTTGCTTCTGGCATTTGGTTCGTCTTATGGTATAGCCGATTGGGCGATAGCGCTGGGTGACGTTAGTTTTCTATTACTCGCGACCCTCGCAATGGCTTATCCGGTCATAAAAGTAAAGCAGTGGCGCAATTTGATGTTTGTACCCATATTATTTGTTTTAAGTTTACTGAATGCCAGTGGTCATTGGGCGGTTATCTATAATCAACCGGATGTCGCTATTCATGCATTACACGGGACTATTATTCTATTCTCTTTAATTATTACTATATTAGGTGGCCGGGTCATACCCGCGTTTACAGCTAATACAACGCGTTGTATTAAAAAACCACCGATCAAAGGGCTGGAAATAATAAGCATTCTGAGCATTATTCTATTACTGATTATCGCATTCACTGGTTTTGATAGTGTGCCACCGATGTTTTTACTGATAACGTCAGTTATAGCTGCACTGGCAAATGGCTGGCGTTTTTCCCGGTGGGGATTTCAGCACTGTAAATCGGAGCCTTTATTATGGTCATTACATATGGCGTATATATTCATACCCCTGGGGTTTGGTCTGCTGGCACTTTATAGTCTGGGCTTAATGGGTAATATTAGTACTGCTTTACACAGTATTACGGTGGGAGCCATTGGTGGAATGATATTGGCAATGATATCAAGAGTGACATTAGGTCATACGGGGCGTCAGCTAAATCCACCGCGTTTAATAACTACGGCTTATTTATTTATTTTATTCGCAACAATTGTGCGTGTAACAATTCCCGCATGGCTGCCTGAGTTAACTCTCTGGGCAATTGGTATAGCGGGTGTGTTATGGGTGTTAGCATTTACTATATATATGTATTTTTATGCACCTATGCTGGTTACAGAACGGGCTGATGGTCGTCCCGGTTAA
- a CDS encoding type II secretion system protein E — protein sequence MNAVIKKSDKKLDIIEVLNWLEKDGMVTSENAHMLRTLAVGKEYQEKNALCVIAERQWIDQRNGSSLLSLEILTTWLADKVGMPYHRIDPLKIEVAKVTSVMSYAYAARFNILPVSVDDKFITIATAEPNVSEWEQELSRINNKEFKRVISNPEDISRYLLEFYTVSKSVNRAESEALGTGKEIGNLESLMELGRAGKLDANDQHVINIVDWLLQYAFDQRASDIHLEPRREQGNVRFRIDGVMHQVYQVPSTVMAAVSSRIKILGRMDVAEKRRPQDGRLKTRTPDGIEVELRLSTMPTAFGEKLVMRIFDPEVLVKNFRELGFSQSDDERWQSMIEKPNGIILVTGPTGSGKTTTLYTSLKQLAKPEVNVCTVEDPIELVESSFNQMQVQHNIGLDFSTGVRTLLRQDPDIIMIGEIRDRETADIAIQAALTGHLVVSTLHTNDAPSAVTRLMEVGVPAYLIQSTILGIMAQRLVRVLCPHCKQEAEIDEGIWKSLVKPWKPAKPKKVFKPVGCLECRNTGFMGRMGLYEMFTFSHKIKDLIVDDIKMQDLKKQAMAEGMRPLRLSGAQKVAAGLTTVEEVLRVAPPVEH from the coding sequence ATGAATGCAGTCATTAAAAAAAGCGATAAGAAGCTAGATATAATTGAGGTGCTTAATTGGCTTGAAAAAGACGGCATGGTGACCAGTGAAAATGCACATATGCTGCGTACACTGGCGGTGGGTAAAGAATATCAGGAAAAAAATGCGTTATGTGTTATTGCAGAGCGTCAATGGATAGATCAAAGAAATGGCAGTAGTTTACTATCATTAGAGATTCTAACTACCTGGTTGGCAGATAAGGTGGGTATGCCTTATCACCGAATAGACCCTTTAAAAATTGAAGTCGCAAAAGTTACCTCTGTAATGTCATATGCGTATGCGGCTCGATTTAATATTTTACCTGTTTCTGTTGATGACAAGTTCATTACTATTGCTACAGCTGAACCGAATGTGAGTGAGTGGGAACAAGAGCTTTCCCGTATCAATAATAAAGAATTCAAACGGGTTATATCTAATCCTGAAGACATCTCTCGTTACCTTCTAGAGTTCTATACCGTTTCTAAATCAGTTAACCGGGCAGAGTCTGAAGCACTGGGAACCGGTAAGGAAATTGGTAACCTTGAAAGTTTAATGGAGCTAGGTCGTGCCGGAAAACTGGATGCGAATGATCAGCATGTAATTAATATTGTTGACTGGTTATTACAGTATGCCTTTGATCAGCGTGCCAGTGATATTCATCTTGAGCCCAGACGTGAACAGGGTAATGTGCGCTTCAGGATTGATGGAGTTATGCATCAGGTTTATCAGGTGCCCTCTACTGTTATGGCCGCGGTGTCTAGTCGAATTAAAATTTTGGGGCGCATGGATGTGGCTGAAAAACGTCGTCCCCAGGATGGACGCTTAAAAACACGAACACCGGATGGTATCGAGGTCGAATTGCGGTTGTCGACTATGCCGACTGCATTTGGTGAAAAGCTGGTAATGCGTATATTTGATCCAGAAGTGCTGGTTAAAAACTTTAGAGAACTGGGTTTCAGTCAGTCTGATGATGAACGCTGGCAATCAATGATTGAAAAGCCGAATGGAATTATTCTGGTAACCGGCCCTACCGGCTCGGGTAAAACAACGACACTTTATACCAGTTTGAAACAGCTGGCGAAACCGGAAGTGAACGTCTGTACAGTAGAAGATCCTATAGAGCTGGTGGAAAGTAGTTTTAACCAGATGCAGGTACAACATAATATAGGTCTGGATTTCTCAACAGGTGTGCGTACTTTGTTACGACAGGATCCAGATATCATTATGATAGGAGAGATTCGAGACAGGGAAACCGCTGATATTGCTATTCAGGCAGCATTAACTGGACATCTTGTCGTTTCTACTCTGCATACCAATGATGCACCATCTGCGGTCACCCGTTTAATGGAGGTAGGTGTGCCAGCGTATTTAATTCAGTCAACTATTCTGGGTATCATGGCTCAGCGTCTGGTGAGAGTATTGTGTCCCCATTGTAAGCAGGAGGCTGAAATAGATGAAGGGATCTGGAAATCATTGGTGAAACCCTGGAAGCCGGCAAAGCCTAAAAAGGTATTTAAACCGGTGGGTTGTCTGGAATGTAGAAATACCGGATTTATGGGGAGAATGGGGCTCTATGAGATGTTTACTTTCAGTCATAAGATTAAAGATCTGATTGTTGACGATATTAAAATGCAGGATCTGAAAAAACAGGCTATGGCTGAAGGCATGCGGCCATTACGGTTAAGTGGCGCACAGAAAGTTGCGGCAGGATTAACAACTGTCGAAGAAGTACTTAGAGTTGCTCCACCCGTTGAGCACTAA
- a CDS encoding DUF2892 domain-containing protein translates to MCNVGGIDRILRVIVGLAVLSLVFIGPQTPWGWLGLIPLVTGAFSFCPLYPLLGIKTCATKD, encoded by the coding sequence ATGTGTAATGTTGGTGGAATCGATCGTATTTTACGTGTAATTGTTGGTCTGGCAGTTTTAAGCCTGGTTTTTATTGGTCCACAGACTCCATGGGGCTGGTTAGGTTTAATTCCTTTGGTGACGGGTGCATTTAGTTTCTGCCCGCTTTACCCATTACTGGGTATTAAGACCTGCGCAACTAAAGACTAA
- a CDS encoding proline--tRNA ligase, producing MRVSNFPLSTLKETPADAEIISHQLMLRAGLVRRLASGLYTWLPLGIRVLRKVENIVRDEMEKVNALEVLMPGVQPAELWQESGRWDEYGPELLRLHDRHQREFCLGPTHEEIITDLARRELSSYKQLPITWYQVQAKFRDEIRPRFGVMRSREFIMKDAYSFHINQESLQQTYDQMHQAYTNIFTRFGLDFRPVMADSGSIGGSGSHEFHVLADSGEDAIAFSSGSNYAANIEKATALPPQDKRADASEEKTVVDTPGKHSIEEVSEFLGINASQCLKTLLVEGTEENSVVALVLRGDHELNEIKAEHLEQIASPLNFATEEQVKAAAGCAPGSVGPDLKITVIADHNAAHVANFVCGANEDGKHLQGVNWGRDIAEPITADLRNVVAGDNSPDGEGTLSIVRGIEVGHIFQLGDKYSEKLQATVLDENGSKKTMTMGCYGIGITRVVAAAIEQNNDDNGIIWPQNIAPFDVALAPINMQKSERLKDAAEKLYKELSDAGLEVLMFDQKERLGSMLANIELIGIPHRLVLGERGLDDAKIEYKGRTDEDKQEVELDNIVEFLLNKKQ from the coding sequence ATGCGCGTATCAAATTTTCCACTTTCAACCCTTAAAGAAACTCCTGCTGATGCCGAAATTATCAGCCATCAGTTAATGTTACGAGCCGGTCTGGTTCGTCGTCTGGCGTCTGGTTTATATACCTGGCTTCCACTGGGTATTCGAGTATTACGTAAAGTCGAAAATATCGTGCGTGATGAAATGGAAAAAGTTAATGCTCTGGAAGTACTGATGCCCGGTGTTCAGCCAGCTGAGTTATGGCAGGAGTCTGGCCGCTGGGATGAATACGGTCCTGAACTTTTACGTTTACATGATCGTCATCAGCGAGAATTTTGTCTGGGCCCTACCCACGAAGAAATTATTACTGATCTGGCACGTCGTGAACTATCCAGTTATAAGCAGTTACCGATTACCTGGTATCAGGTACAGGCTAAATTTCGTGATGAAATTCGCCCACGCTTCGGTGTAATGCGCTCCCGTGAGTTTATTATGAAAGATGCCTACTCTTTTCATATCAATCAGGAATCATTACAGCAAACTTACGATCAGATGCATCAGGCCTATACCAATATCTTTACCCGATTTGGACTGGATTTCAGACCGGTAATGGCTGACTCGGGCTCCATTGGCGGCTCTGGATCACATGAATTTCATGTACTTGCAGATTCCGGCGAAGATGCTATCGCATTTTCCAGTGGTTCAAATTATGCCGCTAACATAGAAAAAGCCACTGCGCTTCCTCCACAGGATAAACGAGCGGATGCCAGTGAAGAGAAAACTGTCGTTGATACTCCCGGCAAACACAGTATCGAAGAAGTATCTGAATTTCTGGGTATAAATGCCAGCCAATGTTTGAAAACACTCTTAGTTGAAGGAACTGAAGAAAATTCAGTCGTTGCTCTGGTGTTACGTGGTGATCATGAACTCAATGAAATTAAAGCCGAACACCTGGAACAGATTGCCTCACCATTAAATTTTGCTACCGAAGAGCAGGTAAAAGCAGCAGCCGGTTGCGCACCTGGTTCGGTTGGTCCTGACCTGAAAATCACCGTTATTGCAGACCATAATGCGGCACATGTCGCAAACTTTGTCTGTGGTGCCAATGAAGATGGTAAACACCTACAGGGAGTAAACTGGGGTCGCGATATTGCAGAACCCATTACGGCTGATTTACGTAATGTCGTCGCAGGTGATAACAGCCCGGATGGAGAAGGCACTCTTTCCATTGTTCGAGGCATTGAAGTAGGACATATATTTCAATTGGGTGATAAATACAGCGAAAAACTACAGGCTACTGTGCTTGATGAAAATGGCTCAAAGAAAACAATGACTATGGGCTGTTATGGTATAGGTATAACTCGTGTTGTAGCTGCTGCGATTGAACAGAACAATGATGATAACGGCATTATCTGGCCACAGAACATAGCACCTTTCGATGTGGCTCTAGCACCAATTAATATGCAGAAATCTGAACGATTAAAAGATGCAGCGGAAAAGTTATATAAAGAATTATCCGATGCAGGATTAGAAGTACTGATGTTTGATCAGAAAGAGCGTCTGGGTTCAATGCTGGCTAATATTGAATTAATTGGTATACCTCATCGTCTGGTATTAGGTGAACGCGGTCTGGATGATGCTAAAATAGAATACAAAGGTAGAACGGATGAAGACAAACAGGAAGTTGAGCTGGATAACATTGTTGAATTTTTATTAAACAAAAAACAGTAA
- a CDS encoding Ni/Fe hydrogenase produces the protein MSKSVSFESYLSQQGVSRRSFLKYCAAMASLLALPASAIPALSEKLRHAVRPSVIWLSFQECTGCTESLTRSHAPTIEELMFDYISLDYHHTLQAASGEAAEQARIDTMNHSYGKYLLIVDGSIPIANGGVYSTIAGRTNLDILKECSAGAAAVIAVGSCAAFGGLPAAEPNPTGATSVASLMDMKLIAEKYLVNIPGCPPLPVAISGVLAHYLAFDKFPALDELKRPVNFYGNTVHERCSRYHFYKEEKFAESFDDEGARKGWCLYKLGCKGPVTHNACAVHKWNKGTSFPVESGHPCIGCSEPDFWDRGGLYQSMDDIAFAFKPVNETTDSAVEEGRNLYQDNCVYCHSTNASEFEVDAENISKLLRDNSIRAHRRLEFSNDQIKILEAYLKSTK, from the coding sequence ATGTCTAAGTCAGTCAGTTTTGAAAGTTATCTCTCTCAACAGGGAGTAAGTCGCCGGTCGTTCCTGAAATATTGTGCTGCAATGGCTTCATTACTCGCACTGCCTGCTAGCGCAATTCCCGCCTTATCTGAAAAACTGCGTCATGCTGTTCGTCCATCCGTTATCTGGCTTTCTTTTCAGGAATGTACGGGTTGTACCGAGTCACTTACTCGCTCACATGCACCCACCATCGAAGAATTGATGTTTGACTACATTTCGCTTGATTATCACCATACCTTGCAGGCCGCTTCGGGTGAGGCAGCTGAACAGGCCCGAATAGACACAATGAATCATTCATATGGAAAATATTTATTGATAGTTGATGGATCGATTCCCATTGCTAATGGTGGTGTCTACTCAACCATTGCCGGTAGAACGAATCTGGATATTTTAAAAGAATGTAGCGCAGGGGCTGCTGCTGTAATTGCTGTTGGAAGTTGCGCTGCTTTTGGAGGTTTACCCGCGGCGGAGCCAAACCCGACAGGTGCGACAAGTGTAGCGAGTCTGATGGATATGAAACTTATTGCAGAAAAATACTTAGTTAATATTCCCGGTTGCCCACCACTTCCTGTCGCAATTAGTGGTGTGCTGGCTCACTATCTTGCTTTTGATAAATTTCCTGCTCTGGATGAGTTGAAACGCCCTGTTAATTTTTACGGTAATACAGTGCATGAGCGTTGCTCCCGATATCATTTTTATAAAGAAGAGAAATTCGCTGAAAGTTTTGATGATGAAGGTGCGCGTAAAGGCTGGTGTTTGTATAAGCTAGGATGTAAAGGTCCGGTTACTCATAATGCCTGTGCAGTTCATAAATGGAATAAGGGAACCAGTTTTCCTGTTGAGTCAGGCCATCCCTGTATAGGTTGTTCTGAACCTGATTTCTGGGACAGGGGCGGTTTATATCAAAGTATGGATGATATTGCATTTGCTTTTAAACCTGTGAATGAAACAACTGATAGTGCAGTAGAAGAAGGTCGTAATCTTTATCAGGATAATTGTGTTTATTGTCACTCTACTAATGCTTCTGAGTTTGAAGTTGATGCTGAAAATATTTCTAAATTACTTCGTGACAACAGCATTCGAGCACATCGACGACTCGAATTTTCTAACGATCAGATTAAAATTCTGGAAGCGTATTTAAAGTCAACAAAGTAA
- a CDS encoding thioredoxin: protein MFKYYSKSSFLFFIFILSVSIQTRIHAEELVFFDQGFGDFSEELETAREEGKAGVFIFFEMDECPFCHRMKTTVLNQPEVVSFYKEHFKIFLVNIDGDVEMTDFQGNVTTQKDFSFKQQRVRATPVFAFFDLDGNRVVKYTGPTSSVEEFIWLGEYMVNGEYKKSSFTRYKRARRKAAITK from the coding sequence ATGTTTAAGTATTATTCAAAAAGTAGTTTTTTATTTTTTATCTTCATTTTATCTGTTTCTATACAAACCAGGATACATGCAGAAGAGCTGGTGTTTTTTGATCAGGGCTTTGGCGACTTTTCTGAAGAGCTCGAAACAGCCAGAGAAGAAGGTAAAGCAGGCGTATTTATCTTTTTTGAAATGGATGAATGTCCATTTTGTCATCGTATGAAAACCACCGTTCTAAATCAGCCTGAAGTTGTTTCGTTTTATAAAGAGCATTTTAAAATCTTTCTGGTTAATATTGATGGTGATGTTGAAATGACAGACTTTCAGGGTAATGTGACTACACAGAAAGATTTTTCATTTAAGCAGCAGCGGGTTCGCGCAACACCAGTATTCGCCTTTTTTGATTTAGATGGAAATAGAGTAGTTAAATATACCGGGCCAACATCCAGTGTTGAAGAGTTTATCTGGTTGGGTGAATATATGGTAAATGGTGAATATAAAAAATCCAGTTTTACTCGTTATAAACGTGCAAGGCGTAAAGCTGCTATAACTAAATAA
- a CDS encoding Crp/Fnr family transcriptional regulator, which produces MTDIDISLEELLQQKEFEYINSQSQKVTVPANSTVFRQGDSCKNYLLVLDGSVKVFSRAENGREIILYRVKKGESCTLTTACLFASNPYPAEGVTETDSTALMIPLPVFNKALAESDKFRKIIFDQYAQRLSDVINLVENLSFGHIDIRLARLLLNLSTNSETIETTHQTLATELGSAREVISRQLKEFERKDIISLQRGSIRITNKSDLQKIAE; this is translated from the coding sequence ATGACTGATATTGATATTTCACTTGAAGAATTACTTCAACAAAAAGAGTTTGAGTATATAAATAGTCAATCTCAAAAAGTTACCGTACCTGCAAATAGCACGGTTTTTCGTCAGGGAGATTCGTGTAAAAATTACTTACTGGTTTTAGATGGCTCAGTTAAAGTATTTAGTCGTGCAGAGAATGGTCGTGAAATTATTTTATATCGTGTAAAAAAAGGTGAATCGTGCACGTTAACCACCGCCTGTTTATTCGCAAGCAACCCGTATCCTGCAGAAGGCGTAACTGAAACTGATTCCACTGCACTGATGATTCCTCTGCCCGTTTTTAATAAAGCTCTGGCTGAGTCTGATAAATTCAGAAAAATAATTTTTGATCAATATGCTCAGCGGCTCAGTGACGTCATTAATCTGGTTGAAAACTTAAGCTTTGGCCATATAGATATTCGCCTTGCACGTTTATTATTAAATTTAAGCACCAATTCAGAGACCATTGAAACAACCCATCAGACACTGGCGACTGAGTTAGGTAGTGCTCGGGAAGTGATTAGCAGACAGCTAAAAGAGTTTGAACGCAAAGACATAATTTCTCTTCAGCGAGGAAGTATAAGAATAACCAATAAGAGTGACTTACAGAAAATAGCTGAATAG
- a CDS encoding phosphonate ABC transporter substrate-binding protein: MNKYSYLWKSVLLVVLALVLSACDNDNGASKGPQYSVKSNDQEDKTYYLAIHPLHNPKKLIQAYQPLVNYLNKNIEDVNFKLESSRDYQAFEHKFRERHPEFILPNPWQTLEAMKVGYSVIAMAGDAQDFKGIFIVRKDSLITKITDLKGKTVSYPSHTALAACIMPQYHLHERGIDVNKDINNNYVGSQESAIMNAYLKQSDVGVTWPPPWRLFQRDHPEEAAELTLVWETAPLMNNSVMVRDDIPDVLGKRVQLLLMNLKNSPDGLAVLKNMSTSKFHQANDLSYAPVREFVKNFEAKVRPVEQK; the protein is encoded by the coding sequence ATGAATAAATACAGTTACTTATGGAAAAGTGTATTACTCGTGGTCCTGGCTCTAGTGCTCTCAGCTTGTGATAATGATAATGGAGCATCAAAAGGCCCCCAGTATTCAGTAAAATCAAATGATCAGGAAGATAAAACTTATTATCTGGCTATCCATCCATTACATAATCCGAAAAAACTAATACAGGCATACCAGCCCCTGGTTAACTATCTTAATAAAAATATTGAAGATGTTAACTTTAAGCTGGAATCGTCCCGAGATTATCAGGCGTTTGAACATAAGTTTCGTGAACGTCACCCCGAGTTTATATTACCCAATCCCTGGCAAACACTAGAGGCTATGAAGGTGGGTTATAGCGTTATCGCGATGGCTGGTGATGCACAGGATTTCAAGGGAATTTTTATAGTCCGTAAAGATAGTTTAATAACTAAAATAACAGACCTTAAGGGGAAAACGGTAAGTTACCCATCTCATACAGCTTTAGCTGCCTGCATAATGCCTCAGTATCATTTACATGAACGGGGTATAGATGTGAATAAAGATATAAATAATAATTACGTTGGTTCGCAGGAATCTGCCATTATGAATGCGTATCTAAAACAGTCTGATGTCGGTGTTACCTGGCCCCCGCCATGGCGTTTGTTTCAGCGAGATCATCCAGAGGAAGCAGCTGAGCTTACTCTGGTCTGGGAAACAGCTCCTCTTATGAATAATTCTGTGATGGTTCGTGATGATATCCCCGATGTACTTGGAAAGCGTGTACAGCTTTTACTTATGAACCTGAAGAATAGTCCGGATGGGCTCGCTGTTTTGAAAAACATGTCAACATCAAAATTTCATCAGGCAAATGATTTATCCTATGCGCCTGTTAGAGAGTTTGTTAAAAACTTCGAAGCAAAAGTTCGGCCAGTAGAGCAAAAATGA
- a CDS encoding transglycosylase codes for MNAGFRNNVFRLFLLFFIFTLALPNANSTQVVDPELRKRLISAINQSSSFEDRFHAEVWLLDMSTRLKIRIEDSKTRLKLLRSIHREASRVALPPELIIALIDIESRFDHFAISRSGAQGLMQVMPFWLKEIGHPQDNLMDIDTNLRMGCTILKYYMDIEKGNIRRALARYNGSLGSWVYPDKVMTVLTKHWYRS; via the coding sequence ATGAACGCCGGATTTCGTAACAACGTGTTCCGGTTATTTTTACTTTTTTTTATTTTTACTCTGGCATTACCAAATGCAAATTCGACACAAGTCGTTGACCCGGAACTTCGCAAGCGCCTTATTTCTGCTATCAACCAGTCTAGTAGCTTCGAAGACCGATTTCATGCCGAAGTCTGGTTACTTGATATGTCGACACGATTAAAAATTCGCATTGAAGACTCAAAAACCCGTTTAAAACTACTTCGCAGCATACACCGTGAAGCCAGCCGTGTTGCTTTACCACCTGAATTAATTATTGCTTTAATCGACATTGAAAGCCGCTTCGACCACTTTGCTATCTCCCGGTCCGGTGCTCAGGGCCTGATGCAGGTTATGCCTTTCTGGTTAAAAGAAATTGGTCACCCACAAGACAACCTGATGGACATAGATACCAATTTACGCATGGGATGCACTATTCTTAAGTATTATATGGATATAGAAAAAGGAAATATTCGTCGTGCCCTGGCCCGATATAATGGTAGCCTTGGCTCATGGGTTTACCCGGACAAAGTGATGACTGTGTTAACTAAACACTGGTATAGAAGTTAA